A region from the Colwellia sp. PAMC 21821 genome encodes:
- the rplP gene encoding 50S ribosomal protein L16, translating to MLQPKRTKFRKQFKMRNRGLAQVGSSVSFGTFGLKSMERGRMTARQIEAARRAMTRHVKRQGKIWIRVFPDKPITKKPLEVRMGKGKGSVEYWVCQILPGRVLYEMEGVSEEIAREAFALAAAKLPFKTTFVTRTVM from the coding sequence ATGTTACAACCAAAACGTACTAAGTTCCGTAAGCAATTTAAAATGCGTAACCGCGGTCTTGCACAAGTAGGTAGTTCAGTAAGCTTCGGTACTTTCGGGTTAAAATCAATGGAACGTGGTCGTATGACTGCGCGTCAAATTGAAGCGGCTCGTCGAGCAATGACTCGTCACGTGAAGCGTCAAGGTAAAATCTGGATCCGTGTATTCCCTGATAAGCCAATTACTAAAAAACCTCTTGAGGTTCGTATGGGTAAAGGTAAAGGTTCAGTGGAATATTGGGTATGCCAAATTCTTCCTGGTCGTGTTCTTTATGAAATGGAAGGTGTTTCGGAAGAGATTGCACGCGAAGCGTTTGCTTTAGCGGCAGCCAAACTTCCGTTCAAAACAACTTTCGTAACTAGAACGGTGATGTAA
- the rpmC gene encoding 50S ribosomal protein L29 — protein sequence MKASELKEKSIEELNAELLELLREQFNYRMQASTGQLAQTHLLRTVRRNIARVKTIITEKAGK from the coding sequence ATGAAAGCTAGTGAATTGAAAGAAAAAAGCATTGAAGAGCTAAACGCTGAATTGCTTGAGTTGTTACGCGAACAGTTTAACTATCGCATGCAAGCAAGCACAGGCCAATTAGCACAAACTCATTTGCTAAGAACTGTACGCCGTAATATCGCGCGTGTGAAGACTATCATAACTGAGAAGGCAGGTAAGTAA
- the rpsQ gene encoding 30S ribosomal protein S17 → MSEAKIRTLQGRVVSDKMDKSITVLIERRVKHPMYGKYMTRSTKLKAHDETNQCAPGDLVSIRECAPISKSKSWTLVSVLEKA, encoded by the coding sequence ATGAGCGAAGCAAAAATTCGTACACTACAAGGTCGTGTCGTCAGTGACAAAATGGATAAGTCTATCACTGTCCTGATCGAACGACGTGTTAAACACCCAATGTACGGTAAGTACATGACGCGTTCAACTAAGTTGAAAGCGCATGATGAAACTAACCAATGTGCACCTGGTGATTTAGTAAGTATCCGTGAATGTGCACCAATTTCTAAGTCTAAATCTTGGACATTGGTAAGCGTATTAGAAAAAGCTTAA